The following are encoded together in the Vigna unguiculata cultivar IT97K-499-35 chromosome 2, ASM411807v1, whole genome shotgun sequence genome:
- the LOC114174373 gene encoding uncharacterized protein LOC114174373, which yields MERIYDAKRCPVENRLAYTEYLLAGEAVHWWSNMKMMLEDSQETITWELFKKKFYAEYFPDSVRYAKEVEFLQLMQGDMSVSEYADKFKHLGIFHTLKMTEDWQCRKFENGLRGDLKLMVAPLSIKEFPALVEKARVMEKLKAEGAHLRSACPQLSNRRTCHRCGQVGHFIKDCPVDRSTVSRPSPQPQSQPSRGGARPQAAGRVYVVTGAEVAGSGNLIIESCVIAGRSLHVLFDSGSTHSFVSESRVVELGLPAKELQYDLVVSTPASGLVRTSTVCARCKIEVEGANVILGMDWLSANHILIDCNERKVLFPSLEDEDLLMSSQQVDKAVKEGTQCFLILTQLSIETEIGPLEAPIVGDFSYVFPEDVPGLPPYREI from the exons ATGGAACGAATCTATGATGCTAAGAGATGTCCTGTAGAGAACAGGCTGGCATACACTGAGTACCTTCTTGCTGGAGAGGCCGTGCATTGGTGGTCCAACATGAAGATGATGTTGGAAGACAGCCAAGAGACCATCACCTGGGAACTATTTAAGAAGAAGTTCTATGCAGAGTACTTCCCAGATAGTGTGAGGTATGCGAAGGAGGTTGAGTTCTTGCAGCTGATGCAAGGAGACATGTCAGTGTCGGAGTACGCTGATAAGTTTAAACACTTGGGCATATTTCATACCCTGAAGATGACAGAGGACTGGCAGTGTAGAAAGTTTGAGAATGGGTTGAGGGGTGACCTCAAACTCATGGTGGCTCCGCTCTCTATCAAGGAATTCCCTGCCTTGGTAGAGAAGGCAAGAGTGATGGAGAAGCTTAAGGCTGAA GGGGCCCATCTGAGGAGTGCCTGCCCCCAGCTTTCTAATAGGAGGACATGCCATAGATGCGGCCAGGTGGGCCACTTCATCAAGGATTGCCCAGTTGACAGGAGCACAGTGTCAAGGCCTTCACCACAACCTCAGTCACAGCCATCGAGGGGAGGTGCGAGACCACAGGCGGCAGGTCGGGTGTACGTTGTCACTGGTGCCGAGGTAGCGGGATCAGGTAACCTCATCATCGAGTCTTGTGTGATAGCTGGTAGGAGCTTGCATGTTCTGTTTGATTCGGGGTCGACACATTCTTTTGTGTCAGAATCTAGAGTGGTGGAGTTGGGTCTTCCGGCGAAGGAGCTCCAGTATGACCTGGTGGTGTCCACACCTGCTTCTGGGTTAGTCAGAACCTCGACCGTGTGTGCTAGGTGTAAGATCGAGGTTGAGGGCGCAA ATGTCATattggggatggattggctaTCTGCCAATCACATTCTCATTGACTGCAACGAGAGGAAGGTGTTGTTTCCTAGCTTGGAAGATGAAGACCTGTTGATGTCCTCACAGCAGGTGGACAAGGCAGTGAAGGAAGGGACTCAGTGCTTCTTAATTCTGACtcagttgtccattgagactgAAATTGGACCCTTGGAGGCGCCTATAGTAGGGGATTTCTCATATGTGTTTCCTGAGGATGTGCCTGGCCTACCCCCTTATAGGGAGATATAG